The DNA region gcaaataaaacacacaaattagaCCTGGCAATAAAATTGTCTGttacatcatatttttttcttgttacttCATGAAATAGCTCATTGCATAATTTCATattattcattgttatttttgttagaCCTTCTTTATAATGGAAGCTAAAtagattttatatatttataaacagCTGCTGAACTTGTCAATTGGATAGAGCAATCATTAATCATTTTCGTCATTCTACGTTGCACAGATCCCGACAAGTTAATGATATTCTTGTTCTCCTGTGAATCAACCAAGGAGTCAtcactgcacaaacacagtatAAAAACCAACAACCTCGAGTGACTtgcttatgggaaatggtgaAAAAGCTCTGCAGTAGAACATTTGTACCAGTGTCCATTCATTAGCATTGGAAAACGGACTTTGGAGCTTTGAAGTGTAGCATATCACGGCTGCCATGCCAgcttattttttcccccacaattTCCCCCACTTTAATAGGTGCCAGACAGGCAGGACTACACAAATCCAAAGTTTAGGAAACCTCAAGTTAAACCCAGCACAaggaaagctaaaaaaaaaaaaaacacagcaaatttgtgtttgatttttgttataAAGAATGCAGCTCTTTGTTGGAGTTGgttttgtgaaaataattttatgcAGAAACATTTTATGTCTGCTTGTGGccatttaaattattacatgATTTGATAGATTTAACTGAATTGGACATGAAATGTTTGGGAGGACACGTCTCCCTTTGTCCGACGAACTGGAGGAAACACTCATCTATTTTAGTACCGGGATAGCTCAAAGGCAGGCGggaggacagagcagcacaTCTATAACTTTGATAAAATCTAGTTTTCATTCTGTGCATCAAAATTTTAACACATCTGTTGtagtcttcaaaaaaaaaaaaacagcaactcaTTTGAGCAACACAGGACACAGGGCAGGTGAGTCCAATCAGTGAGCTCGCATGGCGATCAACATGAACATAGAAACAAAGTCCATAGAGAGGTCATTCCTAGCCCAAGAAAAGCCTCCAACAGTCATATGTTCATATTTTAGGTACTAAAAACACAGGAGAGAATCTCACAAAGTAGAAAACAATGTTGTTTTGGAAATATCTGAGGGTCTGCACTCTATATCAATACTGAATTTGACTTCAGACCGTTCTGATAACGTTTCTTTGTTGATTGACTGTACACCCATTTGATAACTAGTAATCTGTGATTTTCGGTGCATGTCCTTTCTATACAGTTACTGACATGGCGATGTTAACAAACATTCTTGTTGTTCTGTCAGTTGGCTTGAAATCTTGCATGTcatttttatgtactgtttgCTATTTCGACAGGAAACCTCAAATAAACCTCAAAAGTAAATGTGGTGCCTAATTAATCAACGGTATGCATCCACATGTTTTCCTACTTTACAGTTCCTACTCTAATCttctcatttgtatttttatagttCCTACAGTGTCGCCATATGGCTGATGGCTCTATAAACTCTATATCTATGTTCATGTTGATTGCACACTGATTGGTATCACCTGTCCTATACTCCATATATATCACTCAGAAGGTTTGCGCAGCTTTTCCTCTGAAGATGACAAGTTTcccaaactgggaaaaaaaaattcctgcaaCAGCCAGTTTCCCCCGTTTCTCAGAAATCATTGTGCTTTCAGGAAAAAGCTTACACACAGATCATTTCACCCAAACAAAAGAGCCCTTTTGGTTGTCAGCTTTGGGAATGTAACAACTAGCAGAGCTTGTTTACAAATGAATGTTTATAAAGAGCCTATTCAGTCCATATCAAATTTGCAACTACTAAACGTAGGTCACATGTAAAGTGTACAGGGTGATAGCAAAAATGAGCTCGCAGGGAAATCAATATGAACATAGTCGGTGGAGAGGTCTTTTTAATAGCACCCCAAAAAGCCCAAACACCCATAGGTACGTTCTCGAAAAAAAGAAGTGTAGTTTTCACACACAGGACCATAAATACCTTAGTTTTCCTCACTTTAGACTATAATATGAACAACCAGTGGAGCTTGTTTGTACGTCTGAATAAGTTGCATGGAAATTCACGGTATTCACATCaaaccacataaaaaaaaatatctatgtGGCTCACTTGGGGAACTGCGAGCAATTTTCCAAAGAATGCAATTTTAGCAAGATTTCAGACTGACTTCCCAACTTAGAGGGGGTCGTTCATTTCAAATCATCTTGCACGCACGCTTAAATGTACTCGAGAGAACCCAACACATCAACATCTGTATTCTTCTGTCAAAGTGTGTGCAGGGCTGTCTTGAAAAGTCTACCTGTTGCTGGAACTGCAGAGACAACCCCTGATCccatttgataatttttttttttttttttttttaccaaattgGCATCACCCTTTTCACATTGCAgtcttaatttcattttctgtcaaattaaaaaaaataattttctggaGCTGACCACTCAAATGTGCCACCAGAAGTAGattaaagatataaaataaGAGACGTGTGTTTATGATGACCTATTTTATGCAAGTTCTAATGAATgcaatgaatggaaaccaaatGTTgccaaatcattttaaatagcCCTGCTTTGGAAAATGCTAATGACAAAACCACCATTAAGGTCCGTAATGGTTTGAAGTTCGGCAGTCACATAATTTTGGGTGTAGGTAACTTGGTTAGGCTGTTCCTGTTTCATGTAGTCCATTGTTCTCCAATCTTGTGGGAGGAGATTTAATGTCATAAAAGCAGTTAAAAGAGTGGGACTTGGGTGGGCTACacacaataaactgaatatcacacacaataaatacatcttattgtgtgtgatttgtgacatgaaaatacttttttttaaagttcttttccttttaaggTTCAGTAACTCAGTAGAAGTGCACAACCTGGAACCCCCTTAAGCATCTAAAAGCCTGTGCATCCAGCTTCCCCATATCAATTAAATTGTGTTCCAGCTGCACTCGTACGAGCCCGCTGAGACTCAGACTTTTATTGCCCCAGCAGAAAGCGTCACGAGGCACTGAGTGAATCTTGTTGTGGGTTAGCGCTACTGAGTGCAAACCCGGCGGCAGCTGTCTGGGCACTTGGTGCAAGTTGTTGTGGCGCAGGTCTAACTGGTGCAAGACGGGCAATGTCCTGAACACACCTATTGCGACTCTGAAGACCTTATTCCTAGCCAAGCCAAGGTGTTCCAAATTTTTCAATGTGCTGAAAGCTGCTTTTTTTATGGAAGTTATGAGGTTTCCCTCGAGATTTAGAGTTTTTAGGGAGCGTGGAAGGTGTCGTGGCACTTGCTTCAGTCTGTTCCCCTCCAAGTTGAGGCTTTCCAAGTGAGTTGAATTGAGGAGAGACTCTCTGAGGAGACCTTTGTGTGTCAGTCTGTTTGCACTCAGGTCTAACACCACCAGCTCTGATATCCCATTGAAGGCTCCTCCACGAAACTCCTCAATGAGATTCCCTTTGAGATACAGTTCCTTGATGGACAGCGGTAAACCCAGAGGCACCGATGTTAACTGGTTGTAATCCAGGTTTAGAGTTCGCAGATTACACAAAGGGGAGAGCACTGCATTAGGAAGAGATTCAGAGCCATTCCCTAAACTGTTGTTGCTGAGGCTAAGAATCAAGAGGCCGGGGCACCGGGCCCAGGCTGCCTCAGACATCACACCCAACTGGTTATGGTCCAGACGAAGCTCCTCGAGAGAAACTGGAAAGTCAGTTGGCACACTTTCCAGGAGGTTTCTATCCAGGTAGAGGCGTTTCAGAGCTGGGACCCCCTCAAAGGCTCCTTCTATGGCACCATCTGTGAGCCGATTGTTGCTCAACACAAGGAACTCCATAGACACGTATTCATTGAGCAGGTCCAGCTGGATGCTGTTGATGTGGTTGTTCATGAGGAGGATGTAGCGGGCGCTATAGGGAATGCCGTAAGGAACTTTATCCACTCCTTTGTCTGAGCACTGAACTACTCTGGAACACAATACACATAATGAGACTCAGAATAGACTTAGTGATTTCGAAACTATTGAGCCCAATGCTCCCAATCACACTGAATGTCataacacacaaagaaaacatcagagctgaaactattatcatcatcattaatttaatgatttgacattttgggaaatatgcttattcgctcTCATGCTGAGAGTAAGATGAGACTTTTGATGAACTCTAAAGTTCACCAATTGACATGTTAATCCTACAACAACGTGAGGTCCAAGTATTCTCTGAGTGGCCTGGCAAGCTTAGGGTGATGACAACACTCCTCAAATTTACTGTTCcgagccaagaaatagtccaaagATATATATATCCTCTcgtaaaatgttgaatttttggttttacactttgatttttgtatggaataaacaaatgagataaaacGTGGTGTTTGGTATTCTTCAGAAGTACTGGTGAGCAGATTTtgtaacctttggacagagccaggcaagctatttccacctgttttcagtctttttggtTAAGCTTCTAATaattgtatttcccaaaatgtttaatcttTTCATAGTTAAATAGCtcttttcataaaatgtcagaatattgtgaaaaatgctttaTAAAGTTCCCAGAACTTAAGGTAACATCTTAAAGATGCTAGTTTTGTATTGTCCGAAATCccaaaatattgcattttaaagtaaataatcATGATAGAGAACATTAAACCGGTGAACGTTCACAACCAATGTAACTTAGTATAgaattttattagaaaatgtcatgtttaCAACTATTAGGCTGATCaagttttattaagtttttaatGACATCATTCAGTATCCTTTTTGTCTTACCTTCCATAGCAGGCACACTCAGGTGGACAGTAGTTATCCATGAAGTAAGGAAAGTGCGCTGGTGGGGtgaccctctctctctccgatGGCTTTTGGgttttattgtccttttttcttctcctttctttggactttctaattttcttatttttacccCCTCCGTTCATTTTCGTTGGCCCCGTTGAAGGTGTTTTGGCAGTTGTCAGCTGTGGTTTGGCTGAAGGTTTGGTCTGTTGTGGTTGGGGAAGAGATGCTTTATTTTGCTTCACTGCAAGTTTGGTGTCATTTTCCACCGATTTAACTGTTTTGGATTTGCCTGTGGGCTGTGTCATGTTTAGCTTATGTGTAAGCTCGACCAGTTTAGCCGTTGATATATTTTCAGTTGATTCTGGTGTAGGACTCTGTTCTTTAGTGTTTAAATCTTTGGTTATAGACTTTGCTTCTTTGGGTCTTGGTGTTATGGCCGGCACCTTAGGGGCAAATTCACTCTCTCGTTGAACAACagtgtttatttcttttgctttttgtgtgcTTTGTAGCTCCTTCCGTGCAGGTTTCAACAATACGTCTTTGCCCATTTCATCCTGTAAATTTGGGCTAGCCTTCACTTCCAGTTTATTCCGCTTGAGATGATATCCAGGACTCTCTAACACCTCAATGAGGAGATCTTCAAGCAGCGGGTCAGACCTCACCTTTTCAAGAACCGCTGTTGAGACTCTAGGGCTGGGAATAGTGACAGCAGGAAGAAAGAACTGAGGACTGACTTTGGCGTAAGGGGTGGGAGGGAGAGATAAGAGTGGAGGAACTTGTGTGAGTGTAGCCTGATATGGTGGAGGGGCAGTATTATGATGATCGGTAGGAGAACTAGGAAGATTTTGAGACTGAGTGATAATTTGAATTGTTGCAGGAATCCTTGATTCCTTCCCCCCTTGAGCAGAGGATGTGCTTAAAGGACGAACTAATATGTgatcctccttttctctctgtactAACTCCTTAtgctttgccttttttatgttcctcctcttttccgttctatcctctctctccttgtttcctcctttctctgctattattttctgttttacagtcAATATCTTTTCAACCTTAGCAGTGTCTCCTCTCGTCTCCCCATGAAGGCCAATCCCTGCAACCAGCTTGCTTTCACTCTCCTCTTCCACTATTTCTTGTCTCAGCTTCTCCATTTGATCACTTTTCCTAAATTTCACATCTGTCTTATCATAGTTTGCTTCCTCTTGTGTCTCTATATTATGacttttgacagttttgacTATTTTCCAGTTGTTTGTGTTATCCGGCGGTATTGTTTTTGCCATTATGTTCTCctcatttgtctctctctttgagTTTGGATCCAAACTTAGTCCATCCTCTCTTTTCCCCACTACAACCTCTGTATCTAAATCCTCCACTGTGTCAGCTACAGAGtattcctctctttttgttttagaaaacgtCTCAGCAGCCAGCCTTTCCTCACTTCCTTTGTCATATCCTTGATTTTTGTCCAGGATTTCTTCAGTTTTCCACCTATCTTCTCTTGTTTCTTCCACAGTCATTTCCTCCTTGACAGGCCTGCTCACAGGGTTTCTCCCTCGACTCACTCCTTcactcctctgctcctcctcgGGTCTCTCAGTGGATTCGGCAGCTGTGTTTTCCCcagtttctctctcctctgctgatATAAAAACATCTCTCAACTCAGACTGGTGGTCTCTGTCCAGCCCAGCTATCTGCGTGACAGTTGATTCTATAGAACAATCCAGACATCAAACACTTCACTCAGAAGATGCATTATTCACTCATTTTCTtaatccaaaaatataaaacatgttgcAAACAAGTAAAACAGGTAGTGTCATCTTAGTATCACAACAGTAAGCATTCCCTTTGAAAGGCTCATGAAGTAATTTGCATTGACATGTTTATGACCTGTTGATTGAAGGATTGTCATGACAGAGTTTAGTAAAAGTTCTCAgcaaagtacattttgctataAGCTTGAAATGTTCCGCAGGCCTAATGTGTCACTTACTTGGCTGCAATACATATGAATATCCGGGAACTGTGAAGAACATGAGCAGGAGTGCGAGCGCTTCCATTTTATCTGTTGAAGGACACGGAAAAAGAGTTTAAGATGAGAATAAGCTCTTGAAGAACAGCATTTTCTggactaatttttttttttaagtcatcctgtaattacttttaaaaCCATTCTGTTTGGCGTCCTGCAGATCCTGGTCCCTGTTTAACAGCTCAATAAACCTACTTGACATTGTTTTATCACCTTGATACTTCATAATTTTACCTAATTTTACTAGAATGTCTTATAAATCTGATTTTGGATTGATTGATAAGTTTCAGACATGTGCTAGAGAACATTACACACTACTTCTTCTGTTTGGTGTCTCAGACTTTATCTTTAGAGCATGCTTAAATACAATGGATTTCCAAACGTTCAATGTTTTTTGATATGTTCTAGTAATTTTTACGCAACACTATCCATCCACCTTCCCTAATACATCTGTTTGGATTTCTGCTCTGAccttttaaaacagtttagtCATAGTTAGACTTCTCTGGGCTCTAGCTGACCCCGAACATAAGTAACATCACTGTTAAGATAACTTACATTTCTTTGTCTGCGAATCACTTTTTGGTAAACAAAAGGAATATATATTTGTTCATACACAGCCCGAGTGAAATATACAACATGAAACATGCTTTCtagttttttctgtattttgttacCACCATCAAATGTGCAAGTAGTTTGTGTCAAAGGTAGGCGTTACAACTTCAGCACTTTCCTAAATAGTGTGTttcaagtaaaagaaaagaaaattgtagaaaaaaaaggtttttgaatTTTGCAAGTATTATCATTTCTACATGTACAGCAGTAGGTCTGTGGGTCCCAACCAGTGAGGAAATGGGTTAAAAGAC from Xiphias gladius isolate SHS-SW01 ecotype Sanya breed wild chromosome 2, ASM1685928v1, whole genome shotgun sequence includes:
- the LOC120803830 gene encoding decorin translates to MDNYCPPECACYGRVVQCSDKGVDKVPYGIPYSARYILLMNNHINSIQLDLLNEYVSMEFLVLSNNRLTDGAIEGAFEGVPALKRLYLDRNLLESVPTDFPVSLEELRLDHNQLGVMSEAAWARCPGLLILSLSNNSLGNGSESLPNAVLSPLCNLRTLNLDYNQLTSVPLGLPLSIKELYLKGNLIEEFRGGAFNGISELVVLDLSANRLTHKGLLRESLLNSTHLESLNLEGNRLKQVPRHLPRSLKTLNLEGNLITSIKKAAFSTLKNLEHLGLARNKVFRVAIGVFRTLPVLHQLDLRHNNLHQVPRQLPPGLHSVALTHNKIHSVPRDAFCWGNKSLSLSGLVRVQLEHNLIDMGKLDAQAFRCLRGFQVVHFY